In a genomic window of Erinaceus europaeus chromosome 12, mEriEur2.1, whole genome shotgun sequence:
- the PDHB gene encoding pyruvate dehydrogenase E1 component subunit beta, mitochondrial: MAAVSGLVRRPLQQVSGILRRCFHRTAPAALQVTVRDAINQGMDEELERDEKVFLLGEEVAQYDGAYKVSRGLWKKYGDKRIIDTPISEMGFTGIAVGAAMAGLRPICEFMTFNFSMQAIDQVINSAAKTYYMSGGLQSVPIVFRGPNGASAGVAAQHSQCFAAWYGHCPGLKVVSPWNSEDAKGLIKSAIRDNNPVVMLENELMYGVPFELSSEAQSKDFLVPIGKAKIERPGINVTVVSHSRPVGHCLEAATVLSKEGIECEVINMRTIRPLDMETIETSVMKTNHLVTVEGGWPQFGVGAEICARIMEGPAFNFLDAPVVRVTGADVPMPYAKILEDNCVPQVKDIIFAIKKTLNM, encoded by the exons GTGACAGTTCGTGATGCCATAAATCAAGGTATGGATGAggagctggaaagagatgagaaggtATTTCTGCTTGGGGAAGAAGTTGCTCAGTATGATGGTGCATACAAG GTTAGTCGAGGCCTTTGGAAGAAATATGGAGATAAGAGGATCATAGACACTCCCATATCTGAG ATGGGCTTTACTGGAATTGCTGTTGGTGCAGCTATG GCTGGGTTGCGGCCTATTTGTGAATTTATGACCTTCAACTTCTCCATGCAAGCCATTGACCAAGTTATAAACTCAGCTGCCAAGACCTACTACATGTCAGGGGGCCTTCAGAGTGTGCCCATAGTCTTTAGGGGCCCCAATGGTGCTTCAGCAGGTGTAGCTGCTCAACACTCACAGTGCTTTGCTGCCTGGTATGGGCACTGCCCAGGCTTAAAGGTGGTCAGCCCCTGGAATTCAGAGGATGCCAAGGGACTTATTAAATCAGCCATTCGAGATAACAATCCAG tGGTGATGTTAGAGAATGAATTGATGTATGGTGTTCCTTTTGAACTGTCCTCGGAAGCTCAGTCAAAAGATTTTCTGGTTCCTATTGGAAAAGCCAAAATAGAAAGGCCAG GGATAAATGTAACTGTTGTTTCCCATTCAAGACCTGTGGGCCACTGCTTAGAAGCTGCAACAGTACTATCTAAAGAGGGGATTGAATGTGAG GTGATAAATATGCGTACCATCAGACCACTGGACATGGAAACAATAGAAACCAGCGTCATGAAAACAAATCATCTTGTAACTGTGGAGGGAGGCTGGCCACAGTTTGGAGTAGGAGCTGAAATTTGTGCCCGGATTATGGAAG gTCCTGCATTCAACTTCCTGGATGCTCCTGTAGTTCGTGTCACTGGTGCTGATGTCCCTATGCCTTATGCAAAGATCCTAGAAGACAACTGTGTACCTCAGGTTAAAGACATCATATTTGCAATTAAGAAAACATTAAATATGTAA